GAAGTCAGGGCTGAGATCTCGTCTGTCAATGATGCGGTCGCCCGGATAAAGGGCGAGGTGGATTCTCTCGTCGAAGAGAAAGTCAGGGAGAGACTCGCTGCAATGGATGCCGAAATCAGGGATCGAGCTGGTCTTGCTCGCGTCCTTGAGCAAAGGATCTCGAATGCCTCCTGGGAGGGTGAGGACATCTCCGGGGCCTCTGAAATTTCTGATGGGGTCGGCCTGAACTACTTCGTCTTCGAGGAACGCTTCCGCGGCTCACGGCAGGAGATCAAGGGGCGGCAGGAGGCCTTCCTCCCCTACTTAGAGGGCTGCAAGAATGTCCTGGACATCGGTTGTGGCAGGGGCGAGTTCCTTGAACTGATGCGGGAGCACGGGACCGGTGCCCGCGGTGTCGACATCGACGATACGATGGTGGAGTTCTGCAGGTCGAAGGGACTGGCCGTCGAGAAGGTGGATGCAGTCTCGTATCTGGAGGCCCTCGAAGACCGGAGCCTCGACGGTATCTTCATCGACCAGGTCGTCGAGCACCTCGAACCCGCGTACCTTGTCCGTCTCCTCGAACTCTGCTGTCAGAAACTCCAGTACGGGTATTACCTCGTCGCCGAGACGGTGAACCCGCTCTCCTTCGTCTCTCTGGCAAACTTCTATATCGACATGAGCCATGTGCGGCCGGTTCACCCTGAGACCCTGAAGTTCCTCTTTGGTGCTGTGGGATTCAGGGAGATCGAGGCACAGTTCTCCTCGCCAGTGGCTGAAGAGGGACGGCTGCGGACGTTGTCTTCAGAAGGAGAGATGGATGCAGGAAATAAGGTTTTATTTGAGTCTTATAACCATAATATCGAGATGCTGAATGGGATCCTGTATGGGGCTCAGGACTACGCAGTGATCGGGAAAAAGTAATCTAAATCCTATGGGTGAACGAAATGAAGTACGAATACCAACCTAGTCCGGGAAAGTTAAGTTTCGAGAAAAGCATAGAAATATTAAAAGAACGTGTACAAAATCAAATTGCTATTGGAGCGATAAACAATACTGGGCCGAAATGTACGTCCGCTGTGTGTGAAGGATTAAAAGATCTTGGGATTCCAGTAGATACGTTGTATATTAGCAGATTGCAATATCTATTATACATCTTTCGGGCAGAATATAAAAGACGGTATCCTAATTATTACTTTGATAACTTCTATGAAAAATCTTTAGAGCACTTCTTGAGTTATAAACTCATGGATCTTAAAAAAGGTGACAATTTTATTGACATAGCCAGTGAGCACTCTCCCATCCCAGAAATATTTCATAGGCTAACTGGTTGTACTAGTTACTCTCAAGATATCATGTATGATTCTGGAGTACATGAATATAGAATCGGTTGTGATGCTGCAGATATCCCTGTTCAGAATGGCTTTTTTAAGGGTGCTATAGCTACCTGTAGCATTGAACATTTTGAAACCGATTCTGATATTCGGTTTATGAACGAGATCGGTCGGTTGCTGGTCCAGGGAGGAAAAGTTGTAATTGTTCCCTTATACCTGTATTCAGAGGAGGCGTGCCAGACAGATCCGATATATGCGGTGCAGGGGCGTGTCCAATTTGATAGCAATGCTGTAGTTTATTGCACGAAGGATTGGGGTAATCGGCATGGTAGGTTTTACTCTCCTGGTTCTTTATATGCTCGATTAATAAAGCCTAATAAAAATATGAGTTTTAAAGTCCACATATTAGATAATCCGGAAGTAATTGATGATTCTGTGTATTGTAAATTCATTTTGGAAGGGACAAAAATATGAAAATTGCAATCGTTGCCCCAAGTCCTGTTCCTTTTACAGTTGGCGGGGCAGAACAACTTTTCTGGGGTATGCGGGAAGCGATACATGAGTATACCCCTCACCAGTGTGAACTCGTTAAAATCCCTACCCGGGAAGATAATTTTTGGAATCTTATTGCGTCATACTACTCATTCTATACCCTTGATCTCTCACATTTTGACATGGTTATCTCCACCAAATACCCATCTTGGATGGTTCAGCATGGTAATCATGTCGTGTACATGGTTCATACATTGCGAGGGCTGTACGACACCTACCACTTCTGCAACCTGCCTACAGAGACGCCCGCATACCTGCGTGTCGGACTGGTTGGGGAGATTGTTGAAATCATTCATGAGAACCACTTCTCTAAGGATGCTGTAAATGTTGTATTCGAAAAACTTCGGTTGTTGAAAGAAGATGAGGCGCACTATAAGTCGGAGACGTTTCAATTCCCGGGACCCTTCGTTCAGGAAATAATTCACTTTTTTGACGGATTTGCACTTGCCCCTGAGAGAATTAAGCAATATTATACTATGTCAGATACGGTACGCTTGCGGAAGGACTACTTCCCCGTTGGCGTAAGCGTCAATATCATTCATCCCCCCTCAAAGTTGAATCACTATTCCAGTACCGGATATGATTATCTCTTTACGGTTAGCCGCCTTGACGGACCGAAACGGATTGATCTCATCATCAAAGCCATGAAATATGTCCCTCACAGAATCAAATTGATGATTGCTGGCACCGGGCCGGAAGAGCAGAAACTGAGGAAGATGGCAGATGGAGATAAGAGAATTGAATTCGTTGGTTTCGTGCATGATAAAGAACTTGTAGATCTCTATTCCCGAGCGCTGGCTGTTGTATTCATTCCATATGCTGAGGACTATGGTCTGATCACACTCGAAGCGATGTTAAGCAGAAAACCCGTGATTACGACCACGGATAGCGGTGGACCTGTTGAACTGGTAAAGAATGGGCTGAGTGGGTTTGTGGTAGATCCAGACCCCCGTAGAATTGCCGAAAAGATAAACTATTGCATTGAGCATCCTTATGAGGCCAGAAAGATGGGTGAATATGGCTATCTGACGGCACAGGGCATAACGTGGGAAAATTTTAGCAGTCGTCTTCTTGGTGGAGAGGTCATACGGCAGCAGAAAAAGAGAAAGATCCTGGTTCTAGCCACCTATTCGTGCTATCCTCCAAGGGGAGGCGGCCAGCATCGGCTTTATAATCTGTATTCGCTTCTGGCGAAGCATTATGATGTTACCATATGTTCCGTTATCGAGTCTAACAAGGTGTATCAAAACCTCACGCTTAAAAATGGACTCCGGCAGATCTGCATCCCTCAGAACCGGGAACACGCCGAGGCACAGTGGAGTATGGAGAAGAAAGTGGGAGTCAATCTCTATGACGTTGCGATGATCAATCATATCGAATTGTCCCACGATTATGTCGATACGGTAAAAGAGTTGATGGAGCAGTCTGACGTCGTTATTTTCGCTCACCCCTATCTCTTCTCTTTGCATAAATACGTCGGGCCGGGGAAGAGAGTTGTCTATGATGCGATCGATGTCGAGTACCAACAAAAGAAAGATTATATCAAAAATTCTGATTATCTGGCCAGAATATCTGAATCTGAGATGGCCGCGTGCACGGAATCCGATCGTATCTTTGCGAT
Above is a genomic segment from Methanofollis sp. UBA420 containing:
- a CDS encoding glycosyltransferase family 4 protein, coding for MKIAIVAPSPVPFTVGGAEQLFWGMREAIHEYTPHQCELVKIPTREDNFWNLIASYYSFYTLDLSHFDMVISTKYPSWMVQHGNHVVYMVHTLRGLYDTYHFCNLPTETPAYLRVGLVGEIVEIIHENHFSKDAVNVVFEKLRLLKEDEAHYKSETFQFPGPFVQEIIHFFDGFALAPERIKQYYTMSDTVRLRKDYFPVGVSVNIIHPPSKLNHYSSTGYDYLFTVSRLDGPKRIDLIIKAMKYVPHRIKLMIAGTGPEEQKLRKMADGDKRIEFVGFVHDKELVDLYSRALAVVFIPYAEDYGLITLEAMLSRKPVITTTDSGGPVELVKNGLSGFVVDPDPRRIAEKINYCIEHPYEARKMGEYGYLTAQGITWENFSSRLLGGEVIRQQKKRKILVLATYSCYPPRGGGQHRLYNLYSLLAKHYDVTICSVIESNKVYQNLTLKNGLRQICIPQNREHAEAQWSMEKKVGVNLYDVAMINHIELSHDYVDTVKELMEQSDVVIFAHPYLFSLHKYVGPGKRVVYDAIDVEYQQKKDYIKNSDYLARISESEMAACTESDRIFAISDENREILIQMYGVNPDKIVIVPNGVDVKHIGIPSDKEREQMKKSVGFSGVPTILFVGSWHPPNLEALRFIVEDIQKKCKGCLFLIVGSIKDYYTQEYGALPANVLAFGTVDEDEKCELYKLADVAINPMFSGSGTNLKMLDYMSAGIPVVTTPVGARGIPIVNYEHAIVCPPEQMVGKIQELISDDPIRERLRSNARKLVENDFSWDSIVCQMEEYLQYLIDQRC
- a CDS encoding class I SAM-dependent methyltransferase, whose product is MGEDTLEIRDGEIDVEKIMEQIRENIGRRKESGLHLGESASRASFQGSAVRGNNSKAAQEDLTYLSSNWSVQNNGYFISSHRPFTGKFLVKGRGLVHGEVRRYVDPVFWKQSEFNGSAARVLNDMDGRLGDLESRLHPEGAFVKTLKEGVALQILDVLDQIRAEMRGEVGGQIQQTETELRGEISSVQRQTGAEVRDLVAGMKADIKAMMKECLRREDEEVRAEISSVNDAVARIKGEVDSLVEEKVRERLAAMDAEIRDRAGLARVLEQRISNASWEGEDISGASEISDGVGLNYFVFEERFRGSRQEIKGRQEAFLPYLEGCKNVLDIGCGRGEFLELMREHGTGARGVDIDDTMVEFCRSKGLAVEKVDAVSYLEALEDRSLDGIFIDQVVEHLEPAYLVRLLELCCQKLQYGYYLVAETVNPLSFVSLANFYIDMSHVRPVHPETLKFLFGAVGFREIEAQFSSPVAEEGRLRTLSSEGEMDAGNKVLFESYNHNIEMLNGILYGAQDYAVIGKK